A genomic segment from Maniola jurtina chromosome 16, ilManJurt1.1, whole genome shotgun sequence encodes:
- the LOC123872936 gene encoding serine/threonine-protein phosphatase PP1-beta catalytic subunit isoform X1 gives MADELNVDSLIHRLLEVYRLQQETARRKGKFKDIFSGEFRGCRPGKTVQMSESEVRGLCTKSREIFLQQPILLELEAPLKICGDIHGQYTDLLRLFEYGGFPPEANYLFLGDYVDRGKQSLETICLLLAYKIKYPENFFLLRGNHECASINRIYGFYDECKRRYNIKLWKTFTDCFNCLPIAAIIDEKIFCCHGGLSPDLQGMEQIRRIMRPTDVPDTGLLCDLLWSDPDKDVQGWGENDRGVSFTFGPDVVSKFLNRHDLDLICRAHQVVEDGYEFFAKRQLVTLFSAPNYCGEFDNAGGMMSVDETLMCSFQILKPSEKKAKYQYNGINSGRPATPQRSPPKKK, from the exons ATGGCTGACGAACTCAATGTTGACAGTCTAATTCACAGGCTTTTAGAAG TATACAGGCTGCAACAGGAAACTGCACGACGAAAAGGGAAATTCAAAGACATCTTTTCAGGAGAAT TTCGAGGATGCCGCCCTGGGAAGACTGTGCAAATGTCCGAGTCGGAGGTGCGGGGACTATGCACAAAGTCCCGGGAGATATTCCTACAACAACCAATATTACTCGAACTAGAGGCGCCACTCAAAATTTGTG GTGATATACACGGCCAGTACACAGATTTGTTGCGTCTATTCGAATATGGCGGGTTTCCGCCAGAAGCCAATTATCTATTTTTGGGCGATTACGTGGATCGCGGCAAGCAGTCTCTCGAAACCATATGCCTCTTGCTTGCTTACAAAATCAAGTATCCCGAAAATTTCTTTTTGTTACGAGGCAACCACGAATGCGCCAGCATAAATCGTATCTATG gaTTTTACGACGAATGCAAACGTCGGTACAATATAAAGTTATGGAAAACATTCACTGACTGCTTCAACTGCCTCCCGATCGCCGCAATCATTGACGAGAAGATATTCTGCTGCCACGGGGGACTGTCGCCCGACTTGCAGGGGATGGAACAAATCAGACGGATAATGCGACCCACTGATGTGCCTGATACAG gTTTACTTTGCGATCTTCTGTGGTCGGACCCAGACAAGGATGTGCAAGGGTGGGGCGAGAATGACCGCGGCGTATCGTTTACGTTCGGGCCAGATGTCGTCAGCAAATTTCTCAACCGACATGACTTGGACTTAATCTGCAGGGCCCATCAA GTTGTAGAAGATGGTTACGAGTTCTTTGCGAAGCGGCAACTGGTGACTCTGTTCTCGGCGCCCAACTACTGCGGCGAGTTCGACAACGCGGGCGGCATGATGTCCGTGGACGAAACACTCATGTGCTCATTTCAG ATCTTAAAGCCCTCGGAGAAGAAGGCGAAGTACCAGTACAACGGCATCAACAGCGGCAGACCGGCCACGCCTCAGAGATCGCCGCCCAAAAAGAAATAA
- the LOC123872936 gene encoding serine/threonine-protein phosphatase PP1-beta catalytic subunit isoform X2, producing the protein MADELNVDSLIHRLLEVRGCRPGKTVQMSESEVRGLCTKSREIFLQQPILLELEAPLKICGDIHGQYTDLLRLFEYGGFPPEANYLFLGDYVDRGKQSLETICLLLAYKIKYPENFFLLRGNHECASINRIYGFYDECKRRYNIKLWKTFTDCFNCLPIAAIIDEKIFCCHGGLSPDLQGMEQIRRIMRPTDVPDTGLLCDLLWSDPDKDVQGWGENDRGVSFTFGPDVVSKFLNRHDLDLICRAHQVVEDGYEFFAKRQLVTLFSAPNYCGEFDNAGGMMSVDETLMCSFQILKPSEKKAKYQYNGINSGRPATPQRSPPKKK; encoded by the exons ATGGCTGACGAACTCAATGTTGACAGTCTAATTCACAGGCTTTTAGAAG TTCGAGGATGCCGCCCTGGGAAGACTGTGCAAATGTCCGAGTCGGAGGTGCGGGGACTATGCACAAAGTCCCGGGAGATATTCCTACAACAACCAATATTACTCGAACTAGAGGCGCCACTCAAAATTTGTG GTGATATACACGGCCAGTACACAGATTTGTTGCGTCTATTCGAATATGGCGGGTTTCCGCCAGAAGCCAATTATCTATTTTTGGGCGATTACGTGGATCGCGGCAAGCAGTCTCTCGAAACCATATGCCTCTTGCTTGCTTACAAAATCAAGTATCCCGAAAATTTCTTTTTGTTACGAGGCAACCACGAATGCGCCAGCATAAATCGTATCTATG gaTTTTACGACGAATGCAAACGTCGGTACAATATAAAGTTATGGAAAACATTCACTGACTGCTTCAACTGCCTCCCGATCGCCGCAATCATTGACGAGAAGATATTCTGCTGCCACGGGGGACTGTCGCCCGACTTGCAGGGGATGGAACAAATCAGACGGATAATGCGACCCACTGATGTGCCTGATACAG gTTTACTTTGCGATCTTCTGTGGTCGGACCCAGACAAGGATGTGCAAGGGTGGGGCGAGAATGACCGCGGCGTATCGTTTACGTTCGGGCCAGATGTCGTCAGCAAATTTCTCAACCGACATGACTTGGACTTAATCTGCAGGGCCCATCAA GTTGTAGAAGATGGTTACGAGTTCTTTGCGAAGCGGCAACTGGTGACTCTGTTCTCGGCGCCCAACTACTGCGGCGAGTTCGACAACGCGGGCGGCATGATGTCCGTGGACGAAACACTCATGTGCTCATTTCAG ATCTTAAAGCCCTCGGAGAAGAAGGCGAAGTACCAGTACAACGGCATCAACAGCGGCAGACCGGCCACGCCTCAGAGATCGCCGCCCAAAAAGAAATAA
- the LOC123872938 gene encoding uncharacterized protein LOC123872938, protein MSEQVEAYIKNETMNNSVVTFNNFRILKEFSNIANLVRTEEFLETVSKLRGVKWVQLFNCLKEDILSEMEQEISSMWEFENMPEKLDILEKQKEKYAEINPIKTVWRPQHNDVKGQLRAFDVANLRKQKALLVSLVQENESKVNRLKKIVAAKRGYLKALQMDIQKYQKKNEQIISKIHEKIVNHGNLVEYMAPNMDIDVNDINRSPDSEVDE, encoded by the exons ATGAGTGAACAAGTAGAAGCCTATATCAAGAATGAGACTATGAATAATTCTGTGGtaacttttaataattttaggaTTCTCAAAGAATTCAGCAATATAGCAAACCTCGTCAG AACAGAGGAGTTCCTGGAAACAGTTTCTAAACTAAGAGGTGTGAAATGGGTCCAATTGTTTAACTGCTTAAAGGAAGATATTCTGAGTGAAATGGAGCAGGAAATCAGTTCTATGTGGGAATTTGAAAATATGCCTGAGAAACTTGATATCTTAGAGAAGCAGAAGGAAAAATATGCAGAGATCAATCCTATTAAAACTGTGTG GAGACCACAGCATAATGATGTGAAAGGTCAACTTAGAGCTTTTGATGTAGCAAATCTACGAAAGCAAAAGGCATTACTAGTATCTTTGGTGCAGGAAAATGAATCAAAAGTGAATAGACTTAAAAAAATAGTAGCAGCAAAAAGAGGATACTTGAAAGCATTACAAATGGATATTCAAAAATATCAAAAGAAGAATGAgcaaataatatcaaaaatacaTGAAAAAATTGTAAACCATGGGAATTTAGTAGAATATATGGCGCCAAATATGGATATTGATGTGAATGACATAAATCGTTCACCGGATTCAGAGGTGGATGAATAA